The following proteins are co-located in the Ferrimicrobium acidiphilum DSM 19497 genome:
- a CDS encoding Mu transposase domain-containing protein yields MNYHVRVLDGYYSVPYDLVGQTLDVRVTRTTVEIFSAGVRIASHRRCERKGQYQTSFAHMPSSHQAQASWTPARILKWARTIGPNTQVVCETIMSGRHYPEQGFNQCRGIFNLASKVYTPERVEAACERAIAIHSPLYKSVVSILGNGLDAIALTPPAGPPPIEHQNIRGTEYYKELLAGGQENVTC; encoded by the coding sequence ATGAACTACCACGTACGGGTCCTAGACGGCTACTACTCGGTACCTTACGATCTGGTTGGCCAGACCCTTGATGTACGGGTTACCAGAACCACAGTGGAGATCTTCTCGGCTGGAGTGCGCATAGCGAGTCACCGACGATGTGAGAGGAAGGGTCAGTACCAGACTTCTTTTGCGCACATGCCATCGAGTCACCAGGCCCAGGCATCATGGACCCCGGCAAGGATACTCAAGTGGGCTCGGACAATAGGACCAAACACCCAGGTGGTTTGTGAGACGATCATGTCTGGGAGGCACTATCCAGAACAGGGCTTTAACCAGTGCAGAGGTATCTTCAACCTGGCATCGAAGGTCTATACCCCAGAGCGAGTCGAGGCGGCATGTGAGAGAGCAATCGCGATCCATAGCCCACTGTACAAGAGTGTGGTCTCTATTTTGGGGAACGGACTCGATGCTATCGCACTCACGCCACCGGCTGGACCACCACCTATTGAACATCAAAACATCAGGGGAACCGAGTACTACAAGGAGCTGCTTGCCGGCGGTCAGGAGAACGTGACATGTTGA
- the istA gene encoding IS21 family transposase has product MRKIEEVLRLSAQGKSVRVISRDTGMSRTTVTRYLEKAAEHEIGWPLPAGMDVQALEQLLFAAVETPKSTPVIPNWQEVATEIQAHNHLTLQLLWLEYKERNPNGLSYSRFCARYREWKKINEVVMHFEHRGGEKLFCDFAGDTVPIWDPKTGEVNFAAQLFVAVMGASSYIFAKAFANQKAESWTAGGTAAFEYMGAVPMCVVPDNPKAVVIKPSKYDPVFNESYLEWARHYEVTILPARPRKPRDKAAVEGGVLIVERQILARLRHVKFFSLYELNQAIYDLLEDLNAQGFQRREGTRKSVFEAVDKPVMRPLPTTSYEYGECQAVQSPDELPRTGPRRLLLGTLRSGWPDP; this is encoded by the coding sequence ATGAGAAAGATCGAAGAGGTACTGCGCCTCAGTGCGCAGGGCAAGAGTGTCAGGGTAATCAGCCGGGATACAGGGATGTCTAGGACAACCGTGACGAGATATCTTGAGAAGGCAGCAGAGCACGAGATTGGCTGGCCACTTCCAGCGGGCATGGACGTACAAGCCCTGGAGCAGTTGTTGTTCGCCGCGGTTGAGACACCAAAGAGTACGCCCGTGATTCCCAACTGGCAGGAGGTGGCCACCGAGATACAGGCTCATAATCACCTGACCCTTCAACTGCTCTGGCTTGAGTACAAGGAGCGCAATCCAAATGGACTCAGCTATTCACGGTTCTGTGCTCGCTACCGAGAATGGAAGAAGATCAATGAAGTGGTCATGCACTTTGAGCATCGCGGCGGAGAGAAGCTCTTCTGTGACTTCGCCGGTGATACCGTCCCGATCTGGGACCCAAAGACCGGTGAGGTCAACTTCGCAGCTCAGCTCTTTGTCGCGGTGATGGGAGCAAGCTCCTATATCTTTGCCAAGGCGTTTGCTAACCAGAAGGCTGAGTCATGGACGGCTGGGGGAACGGCAGCATTCGAGTACATGGGAGCGGTGCCCATGTGTGTCGTTCCAGACAACCCCAAAGCGGTGGTCATCAAGCCATCCAAGTACGACCCGGTATTCAACGAGAGCTACCTGGAGTGGGCCAGGCACTATGAGGTCACGATTCTGCCAGCTAGACCCCGAAAACCTCGAGATAAGGCAGCCGTTGAAGGAGGAGTCCTGATCGTCGAACGCCAGATTCTCGCCAGGCTTCGTCACGTCAAGTTCTTCTCCCTGTACGAGCTCAACCAGGCAATCTACGATCTCTTAGAGGATCTGAACGCTCAAGGGTTCCAAAGACGGGAGGGAACCAGAAAGAGCGTGTTTGAGGCTGTGGACAAGCCAGTGATGCGTCCTCTCCCTACAACTAGTTACGAATATGGGGAGTGCCAAGCGGTTCAAAGTCCAGATGAACTACCACGTACGGGTCCTAGACGGCTACTACTCGGTACCTTACGATCTGGTTGGCCAGACCCTTGA